One Nitrosopumilus sp. genomic region harbors:
- a CDS encoding DNA replication complex GINS family protein: MEIDKVEKVHSIGYRLKDAKVTLKQDIKFNVAGVKTEGTQGEVNNVPQYVGKILADNDLGILDSPDMVTELKQALSKEKMVGEYQISTLDPHFYIKLKESIRELEGNDFDKVESMMLELFRMRRGKLVKLADSIKLNSELYNKLTVEEVIFYKTIYENSVEFEKQIRGDLNE, translated from the coding sequence ATGGAAATTGACAAAGTAGAAAAAGTGCATTCTATAGGATACCGTCTAAAGGATGCTAAAGTCACCTTAAAACAAGATATCAAATTCAATGTTGCTGGAGTCAAGACTGAAGGTACGCAAGGTGAGGTAAATAATGTGCCTCAATATGTCGGAAAAATTTTAGCTGATAATGATTTAGGAATTTTGGATTCGCCTGATATGGTTACAGAACTAAAACAGGCATTATCAAAAGAGAAGATGGTTGGAGAATATCAAATCTCAACACTTGATCCACATTTTTACATTAAACTAAAAGAGTCAATCAGAGAATTAGAGGGAAATGATTTTGATAAAGTAGAAAGCATGATGCTAGAATTATTTAGAATGAGAAGAGGAAAACTGGTAAAACTTGCAGACTCTATCAAACTAAATTCAGAATTATATAACAAACTAACAGTTGAAGAAGTAATTTTCTACAAAACGATTTATGAAAACAGTGTGGAGTTTGAAAAACAAATTAGAGGAGATCTAAATGAGTAA
- a CDS encoding minichromosome maintenance protein MCM has translation MSNAQTSTFTDSALSDRVKDFLTRFKNKEGVYKYVEAIDEMMPKNTKFINVDYNDLVVEPEITVIFAQNPDRIFDAFARAIKEALQTRFPDYAEKIKDEVRVRLVNFPLERSLRQINAETIGHLTSVSGMVVRASEVKPLAKELVFVCPDEHPTKVIQLKGMDVKIPVVCDNPNCKHRDFELKPEASKFIDFQILRLQELPEDLPPGQLPHYIDVTIRQDLVDNARPGDRIILTGIVRIEQESVAGIQRGHSGLYRLRIEGNNIEFLGGRGNKSDRKIEREEISPDEEKMIKALAQTSDVYQRLIDSFAPHIQGQSLIKEAILLLIVGSNQRLLGDGSKIRGDINVFLVGDPGTAKSEMLKFCARIAPRGLYTSGRGSTAAGLTAAVVRDKTGIMMLEAGAVVLGDQGLVSIDEFDKMKPEDRSALHEVMEQQSASIAKGGIVATLNARTSILAAANPMYGKYDPFKNITENVNLPIPLLTRFDLIFVVRDIPTKEKDEKIARHIIQLHTPQGTDKRSVIDVDLLTKYLAYAKRSAPDLTKEAEEKILSYYLQMRNVESEEMITVTPRQLEGIIRLSTARARLLMKDKVEEEDADRAIFLIESMLQDAGVDVNTGKVDLGVLQGRPRSEVSKMQLFMDILKGLEGDNKVPVEEKTFVKELEKSEKFTEEEARNYIRRMLREASIYESKPGHYNRV, from the coding sequence ATGAGTAACGCTCAAACAAGTACATTTACAGATTCAGCATTATCTGATAGAGTAAAGGATTTTCTAACTAGATTCAAAAACAAAGAAGGCGTCTACAAATATGTAGAAGCAATCGATGAGATGATGCCCAAGAATACCAAATTCATTAACGTTGATTACAATGACTTGGTAGTAGAACCAGAAATTACAGTAATATTTGCTCAGAATCCAGATAGAATCTTTGATGCATTTGCTAGAGCAATCAAGGAAGCACTCCAAACAAGGTTTCCTGATTATGCAGAGAAAATAAAAGATGAAGTAAGAGTCAGATTAGTTAATTTTCCATTAGAACGAAGTCTCAGACAAATCAATGCCGAAACAATTGGACATCTTACAAGTGTTTCAGGAATGGTTGTTAGAGCTTCAGAAGTAAAACCGCTTGCAAAAGAGCTTGTCTTTGTATGTCCTGATGAACATCCAACTAAAGTAATTCAACTAAAAGGTATGGATGTAAAAATTCCAGTTGTATGTGATAATCCAAATTGTAAACATAGAGACTTTGAGCTAAAACCAGAAGCTAGTAAGTTTATTGATTTTCAAATTCTAAGATTGCAAGAATTGCCTGAGGATTTGCCTCCAGGACAATTACCTCATTATATTGATGTCACAATTAGGCAGGATTTAGTAGATAATGCAAGGCCAGGAGATAGAATTATTCTTACTGGTATTGTAAGAATTGAGCAAGAATCAGTTGCTGGAATTCAGAGAGGCCATAGTGGATTATACCGATTAAGAATTGAAGGAAATAATATTGAATTTTTGGGTGGACGTGGAAACAAGTCTGATAGAAAAATTGAGAGGGAAGAAATTTCTCCTGATGAAGAAAAGATGATCAAAGCATTAGCTCAGACCTCAGATGTTTATCAGAGATTAATTGATTCATTTGCACCACATATTCAGGGTCAATCATTAATCAAAGAAGCTATCTTGTTACTAATTGTAGGTTCAAACCAAAGATTGCTTGGTGATGGGAGTAAGATTAGAGGAGACATCAATGTCTTTCTAGTTGGAGATCCTGGTACTGCAAAAAGTGAAATGCTAAAGTTTTGTGCAAGAATTGCACCAAGAGGTTTGTATACATCTGGTAGAGGTTCTACTGCTGCAGGTTTGACTGCTGCTGTAGTTAGAGATAAAACTGGAATAATGATGCTCGAAGCTGGCGCTGTTGTTTTAGGTGATCAAGGACTAGTCAGTATAGACGAATTTGACAAGATGAAACCTGAAGACAGAAGTGCATTACACGAAGTTATGGAACAACAGTCTGCAAGTATTGCAAAAGGTGGAATTGTTGCAACACTTAATGCTAGAACATCCATCTTGGCTGCTGCAAACCCCATGTACGGAAAATATGATCCATTCAAAAATATTACAGAAAATGTAAACTTGCCAATCCCATTACTTACAAGATTTGACTTGATATTTGTTGTAAGAGATATTCCAACTAAAGAAAAAGATGAAAAGATTGCAAGACACATCATTCAATTACACACCCCGCAAGGAACTGACAAACGTTCTGTAATTGATGTTGATTTACTTACAAAATATCTTGCATATGCAAAACGTTCAGCTCCAGATTTAACAAAAGAAGCAGAAGAGAAAATTCTATCTTATTATCTTCAGATGAGAAACGTAGAATCTGAAGAAATGATTACAGTTACGCCTAGACAATTAGAGGGAATCATCAGATTATCTACTGCTAGAGCAAGATTGCTCATGAAAGACAAGGTAGAAGAGGAAGACGCAGATCGTGCCATTTTCCTAATTGAGAGTATGCTCCAGGATGCTGGCGTTGATGTTAATACTGGTAAAGTCGATCTTGGAGTTCTCCAAGGAAGACCAAGAAGTGAAGTATCAAAGATGCAACTATTCATGGATATACTCAAAGGACTAGAAGGAGACAACAAAGTGCCAGTAGAAGAGAAGACATTTGTCAAAGAACTAGAAAAGAGCGAGAAATTCACTGAAGAAGAGGCAAGAAATTACATTAGAAGAATGCTCAGAGAAGCATCTATTTATGAATCAAAACCCGGTCACTATAACCGAGTATGA
- a CDS encoding DEAD/DEAH box helicase produces MKIEKLKLPESAIEFLKSQGFEKLYPPQEDSVKSGLLDGKSILVSAPTASGKTLIAMIGILNYLSKNTGKVIYLSPLRALAAEKFSEFKKLEKVTLGKKIKVSISTGDFENIEKNLEKSDVLVLTNEKMDSIIRHGAEWVDEIGLVIADEVHLIGDESRGPTLEMILTQLKLLESKPQIVGLSATITNSDELADWLGCKLVKNDWRPVPLTEGVCDGGKVIMNNGKSFEVERSLCGTPIDLGVQSVKQGGQSLVFAETRTRSKSLATKAADIISEMLQKKEITELERISKKILSENEHTELVKTLAFLVKKGVAFHHAGLNQNCREAVETEFRKGTIKLLSSTPTLAAGVNLPARRVVISNINRYNAKVGANRPISILEYKQLCGRAGRPQYDDFGESIIVGNGNAEDLTDYYIYGEPEPIISKITEDKSLRTHILAVIVTHPGIKKEEILEFFMQTLGGLQSRKLTIKFALDISLRFLSSEFLVVKKGERYAATEFGKKTSMLYIDPLTATYFRDAIENVSQDRTHTFGFLHLITNCEEFFPKFGMRNKDYETASLEIENHKSELLEPISEYDCSRSLLALQAWITESSELSLSDNLGIESGDMHRMVENGNWLCYCLREISKHVERVDLLEELDNLAKRIVYGIREELLELVKVKGIGRVRARTLYKHNIKNLDDLAKIPVNKLAEIDKIGSTLADNIKSELRKVRY; encoded by the coding sequence ATGAAGATAGAGAAACTAAAACTTCCTGAATCAGCAATTGAATTTCTAAAATCTCAAGGTTTTGAAAAACTATATCCACCACAAGAAGATAGTGTAAAGTCTGGATTATTAGATGGAAAAAGCATTCTGGTTTCTGCACCAACTGCAAGTGGTAAGACACTCATTGCAATGATTGGCATTCTTAATTATCTGTCAAAGAATACTGGTAAAGTAATCTACCTTAGTCCCTTGCGAGCATTAGCTGCTGAAAAGTTTTCAGAATTTAAAAAATTAGAAAAAGTCACACTAGGAAAAAAAATCAAAGTAAGTATCTCTACAGGAGATTTTGAAAATATTGAAAAGAATCTGGAGAAAAGTGATGTCCTAGTTTTAACAAATGAAAAAATGGATTCAATTATTCGTCACGGAGCTGAATGGGTTGACGAGATTGGATTGGTGATTGCCGATGAAGTTCATTTGATTGGAGATGAAAGTCGAGGACCAACACTGGAGATGATATTAACACAACTAAAACTATTAGAATCAAAACCACAAATTGTTGGACTCTCTGCAACTATTACTAATTCTGATGAGCTTGCAGATTGGCTTGGATGCAAACTAGTCAAAAATGACTGGAGACCTGTTCCACTAACTGAAGGAGTATGTGATGGAGGCAAGGTAATAATGAATAATGGAAAATCTTTTGAAGTTGAGCGTAGTTTGTGTGGAACACCCATTGATTTAGGCGTGCAATCAGTAAAACAAGGGGGACAATCCCTAGTATTTGCTGAAACTAGAACTCGCTCAAAATCACTTGCAACGAAGGCAGCAGATATCATCTCTGAAATGCTACAGAAAAAAGAAATTACAGAATTAGAAAGAATATCAAAAAAAATTCTATCAGAGAATGAACATACTGAACTAGTCAAAACCTTAGCATTTTTGGTAAAAAAAGGAGTTGCATTTCATCATGCAGGACTCAATCAGAATTGCAGAGAAGCAGTAGAGACAGAATTTCGAAAAGGAACAATAAAACTATTATCATCTACCCCAACACTAGCTGCAGGAGTTAATCTTCCAGCAAGACGAGTAGTGATATCTAATATCAATAGGTATAATGCTAAAGTTGGTGCAAACAGACCAATTAGTATATTGGAATACAAACAACTCTGCGGTAGAGCAGGAAGACCTCAGTATGATGATTTTGGTGAATCAATAATTGTTGGAAATGGTAACGCTGAAGATCTAACTGATTACTACATTTATGGAGAACCAGAACCAATTATCTCAAAAATTACTGAAGACAAATCACTACGAACTCACATACTTGCTGTAATTGTGACTCATCCAGGAATTAAAAAAGAAGAAATTCTGGAATTTTTTATGCAGACACTTGGTGGTTTGCAATCACGAAAATTAACAATAAAGTTTGCCTTAGATATCTCTTTGAGATTTTTATCAAGTGAATTTTTGGTTGTAAAGAAAGGTGAGAGGTATGCTGCAACAGAGTTTGGCAAAAAGACATCGATGCTTTACATTGATCCTCTTACTGCAACTTATTTCAGAGATGCAATTGAAAATGTATCTCAAGACCGAACTCATACATTTGGATTTTTACATCTAATTACAAACTGTGAGGAATTTTTCCCAAAGTTTGGAATGCGTAACAAGGATTACGAAACTGCAAGTTTGGAAATTGAAAACCACAAATCTGAATTACTAGAGCCAATTTCAGAATATGATTGCTCTAGAAGTCTTTTGGCACTTCAAGCCTGGATTACTGAATCATCAGAGTTGAGCCTATCTGATAATCTGGGAATAGAGTCAGGCGACATGCATAGAATGGTTGAGAATGGAAACTGGTTATGTTATTGCCTCAGGGAGATTTCAAAGCACGTGGAGAGAGTAGATTTGCTTGAAGAACTGGATAATTTGGCAAAAAGAATTGTTTATGGAATTAGAGAGGAGTTACTTGAGCTTGTTAAAGTCAAGGGAATTGGTCGTGTTAGGGCCAGAACTCTCTACAAACACAATATTAAGAATTTAGATGATTTGGCAAAGATTCCTGTGAATAAATTAGCAGAGATAGATAAAATTGGTTCAACCCTTGCAGATAACATAAAGTCTGAATTACGAAAGGTAAGATATTGA
- a CDS encoding glycosyltransferase 4 family protein, with protein MIDLIVPAVVSCIIAFVVVFALTPPLIKFLEKRNLAVKDMNKKEEVMVVRPGGPSIIIGIIASEIVIYAFLQLNEILALVFTTTAAFVIGYVDDRKVMGGWFKPVALAVAAIPIITLGAYDSNLAFPLFGTVQIPVLYLVLIIFMIPITGNTINSIDVLNGVASGFMVIASFSLSICLFIVQNYEIAIVSLPLGFVSLAFYKYHKIPSKIFPGDSGALTLGAMYGSIAIIGGVEIIAAVALLPAIINSFLFLSSVKRIVEHREVKGKPVDHTDDFKLQATTDKTAPVTLVRLILAGGPMSEKQVGFAIFKLAVFSGVLAVITAFMMGVKI; from the coding sequence TTGATTGACTTAATAGTTCCAGCAGTTGTTTCATGCATCATTGCATTTGTTGTTGTTTTTGCATTAACTCCGCCTCTGATAAAATTTCTAGAAAAAAGAAATCTTGCAGTCAAAGACATGAACAAAAAAGAAGAGGTCATGGTAGTTCGACCTGGTGGACCATCAATAATTATTGGAATCATTGCATCTGAGATTGTTATTTATGCATTTTTACAACTAAATGAAATACTTGCACTAGTTTTTACAACAACTGCTGCATTTGTAATTGGGTATGTAGATGATAGAAAAGTAATGGGAGGTTGGTTCAAACCAGTAGCATTAGCAGTTGCAGCAATTCCAATAATTACACTTGGTGCATATGATTCTAATTTGGCATTTCCGTTATTTGGAACTGTTCAAATTCCAGTATTGTATTTGGTCTTGATAATTTTTATGATTCCGATTACTGGTAATACTATTAACTCCATTGATGTTCTAAATGGTGTTGCAAGCGGCTTTATGGTAATTGCAAGCTTTTCTCTTTCTATCTGCTTATTCATTGTACAAAATTATGAAATTGCAATTGTTAGTTTGCCGTTGGGATTTGTATCATTGGCATTTTACAAATACCACAAAATTCCAAGTAAAATATTTCCTGGAGACTCTGGTGCACTAACCCTTGGTGCAATGTATGGTTCTATAGCAATTATTGGAGGTGTCGAAATCATTGCTGCAGTAGCATTATTACCTGCAATAATCAATTCATTTCTATTTCTTTCAAGTGTCAAGAGAATTGTTGAACACAGAGAGGTAAAAGGCAAGCCTGTAGATCATACTGATGATTTCAAATTACAGGCTACAACTGATAAAACTGCACCTGTAACTCTAGTGAGATTAATTCTTGCAGGAGGACCAATGTCGGAAAAACAAGTAGGGTTTGCAATCTTCAAGTTAGCAGTATTCTCAGGAGTTTTAGCAGTGATTACTGCGTTCATGATGGGAGTAAAGATATGA
- a CDS encoding acyltransferase translates to MVTNYISEKAKIGQNVQIWHFTYVGDDVEIGNNVKIGSLAHIDYNVKIGENTKIEGQAYIPPLSRIGKNVFIGPAAALTNDPYPMCDKMIGVTIEDNAIIGARAVIKAGVTVGKNSVVAMGAVVTRDVPENTVVIGSPATIRYTREEYDKKQREWKES, encoded by the coding sequence ATGGTTACTAACTATATTTCTGAGAAAGCAAAAATTGGACAAAACGTTCAGATCTGGCATTTTACATATGTTGGAGATGATGTAGAGATTGGCAATAATGTCAAGATAGGATCCCTTGCACACATTGATTATAATGTAAAGATTGGTGAAAACACAAAGATAGAAGGACAAGCATACATTCCACCACTTTCTAGAATTGGAAAAAATGTTTTCATTGGACCAGCAGCTGCATTAACAAACGATCCTTATCCAATGTGTGATAAAATGATAGGAGTAACAATTGAGGATAATGCAATTATTGGTGCACGTGCAGTAATCAAGGCAGGAGTTACAGTAGGCAAGAACAGTGTTGTTGCAATGGGGGCAGTAGTTACTAGAGATGTTCCTGAGAATACAGTAGTAATTGGTTCACCTGCTACCATCAGATATACAAGAGAAGAATACGACAAGAAACAAAGAGAATGGAAAGAAAGCTAG
- a CDS encoding Trm112 family protein, whose product MNKTMMDILACPIDKTHPLELFEIKQKDSIVSEGAIFCPKCSRFYPIIEEIPIMLPDELRDKKQEIEFLKNNKDKLPEKIITQANPWHL is encoded by the coding sequence ATGAACAAAACAATGATGGATATTTTGGCTTGTCCAATTGACAAAACCCACCCTTTGGAATTATTTGAGATAAAGCAAAAAGATAGCATAGTTTCTGAAGGGGCAATATTTTGCCCAAAATGTTCTAGATTTTATCCAATAATTGAAGAGATTCCAATTATGCTTCCTGATGAGCTAAGAGATAAAAAACAAGAGATAGAATTTCTAAAAAACAACAAAGACAAACTTCCTGAAAAAATTATTACACAGGCAAACCCATGGCACTTGTGA
- a CDS encoding Gfo/Idh/MocA family oxidoreductase, with protein MKIVQIGTGGWGKNHTRILSQLGVLTAVCDADSQKSKEYGEKYSVNHYDSLDNLLESEEFDGAFVVTPTSTHAKIATKLLQAKKHVFVEKPMTYKSEDGEALVRLAEKNKVILTCGYIERFNPAVDVVKKLVREKKYGELVMLEFHRENRMPLHIKDVGIIYDTSVHDIDTANWLFDEMPNVVFARAGKIKHEHEDFASIMLGYKNDKIAIISSNWITPKRVRKFNAVCTDAIISSDFITQEIIVERDDDTQTVQNEKEEPLSLEIKSFLGAIEGKNEHIVTSQQAVNVTMIAEAALLSSQKGIPIYLDLK; from the coding sequence ATGAAAATTGTACAAATTGGAACCGGTGGTTGGGGTAAAAACCACACCAGAATTTTATCACAATTAGGTGTACTTACTGCCGTATGTGATGCTGATTCTCAGAAAAGCAAGGAATATGGAGAAAAATATTCTGTCAATCATTATGATTCATTAGATAATTTACTAGAGTCTGAAGAATTTGATGGAGCATTTGTTGTAACTCCAACATCAACACATGCAAAAATTGCAACAAAACTATTGCAAGCAAAAAAACATGTCTTTGTAGAAAAACCAATGACATACAAATCCGAAGATGGTGAAGCACTTGTAAGACTAGCAGAAAAAAATAAAGTAATTCTAACATGTGGATATATTGAGAGATTCAATCCAGCAGTTGACGTTGTAAAAAAACTAGTCAGAGAAAAAAAATATGGCGAATTAGTAATGCTTGAATTTCATCGTGAAAACAGAATGCCTCTTCATATCAAAGATGTCGGAATAATTTATGATACTTCAGTTCATGATATTGATACGGCTAATTGGCTATTTGATGAGATGCCAAATGTCGTATTTGCAAGAGCAGGAAAAATCAAGCATGAACATGAAGACTTTGCAAGTATAATGCTAGGATACAAAAATGACAAAATAGCAATTATTTCATCAAACTGGATAACTCCAAAAAGAGTAAGAAAATTCAATGCAGTCTGTACTGATGCAATTATCTCATCAGATTTCATCACACAAGAAATTATTGTTGAGAGAGATGATGATACACAAACTGTTCAAAATGAAAAAGAAGAACCACTATCATTGGAGATCAAAAGTTTTCTTGGAGCTATTGAAGGAAAAAATGAACACATTGTTACATCTCAGCAGGCAGTTAATGTTACTATGATTGCCGAAGCTGCACTTTTATCTAGTCAAAAAGGAATACCAATCTATCTGGATCTAAAATGA
- a CDS encoding branched-chain amino acid transaminase, translating into MKLPLSKYVWFDGKYVLTEKAQVPITTHAIHYGTSIFEGIRAYWNGKNLNVFRLDEHVKRFRRSGQFYNISLNFTDKEITNAITGICKKNNLKKSCYIRPFYFIGDYGINLHVTEKAPTRVAIFTFPFGDLFNKNGITAGVVSWRKFSDMSTPPQAKMGGNYLNSIIATQEAKRNGFDEAILLDQNGNVSEAPGENIFIVRNGQLVTPSLASSALEGITRDAIIRIARDLDLDVVERDVTRSELAISDEIFLTGTAAEITPIISIDSKKIGDGKPGDITKKMMQEYTDIVMNKNNDYSHWLTEVY; encoded by the coding sequence ATGAAGCTTCCACTCTCAAAATATGTTTGGTTTGATGGAAAGTATGTACTAACTGAAAAAGCTCAGGTCCCAATTACAACACATGCAATTCATTACGGAACATCGATCTTTGAAGGAATTAGAGCATATTGGAATGGAAAAAATCTTAATGTATTCAGATTAGATGAACACGTAAAGCGATTTAGAAGATCTGGTCAGTTTTATAACATATCATTAAACTTTACAGACAAGGAAATTACAAATGCAATTACTGGAATTTGTAAGAAAAATAATTTAAAAAAATCATGTTACATAAGACCATTTTATTTTATTGGCGATTATGGAATAAATCTTCATGTAACAGAAAAGGCTCCAACAAGAGTTGCAATCTTTACTTTTCCTTTTGGAGATTTATTTAACAAAAATGGTATAACAGCAGGGGTGGTATCATGGAGAAAATTTTCAGATATGTCAACACCTCCACAAGCCAAAATGGGTGGCAACTATCTCAATTCCATCATAGCAACTCAGGAAGCAAAGAGAAATGGATTTGACGAGGCAATCTTACTTGATCAAAATGGAAATGTAAGTGAGGCACCAGGTGAGAATATTTTTATTGTTAGAAATGGTCAGCTAGTAACACCATCATTAGCATCATCAGCACTTGAGGGGATTACACGAGATGCAATAATTAGAATTGCAAGAGATTTGGATCTAGATGTTGTGGAAAGAGATGTTACAAGAAGTGAATTAGCAATTTCAGATGAGATCTTTCTTACAGGAACTGCAGCAGAGATCACTCCAATCATTTCAATAGATTCAAAGAAGATTGGAGATGGAAAACCAGGGGATATTACTAAAAAGATGATGCAAGAGTATACAGATATAGTAATGAACAAAAATAATGATTATTCTCATTGGTTAACTGAGGTATACTAG
- a CDS encoding ferredoxin--NADP reductase codes for MVVDNKATVTYVQLLKEDLVIIRIVPKDGPVPEYQAGQFITLGLPNPAEGGKIVRRAYSIASHPENRDYIELVIRWVRKPLPGRLTTQLFNAKEGDEILWLKPTGRALLINEELPNGQKDNRRIICIGGGTGLAPFVSFAQHLHDTGDKREIIVLHGASYVDELSYKDLLTNLENESIKRGKEEWNFRYRAAISRPQEWFNRSWAGQVGRVETFLRPRENGLSPLEELIGDKITKENTIFYVCGWQGTIDGVMDFLNPKGFVTEHDKREDGSFEVKYESYG; via the coding sequence ATGGTAGTAGATAACAAGGCAACAGTGACATATGTTCAATTATTAAAAGAAGATTTAGTTATTATCAGAATAGTTCCTAAAGATGGTCCAGTTCCAGAATATCAAGCTGGTCAATTCATCACATTAGGATTACCAAATCCCGCTGAAGGTGGAAAGATTGTAAGAAGAGCTTATTCTATTGCATCTCATCCAGAGAATAGAGATTACATTGAACTTGTAATTAGATGGGTAAGAAAACCACTTCCTGGAAGATTAACAACACAATTGTTTAACGCAAAAGAAGGTGACGAGATACTTTGGTTAAAACCAACAGGGCGTGCTTTATTAATTAATGAAGAACTTCCTAATGGACAAAAAGATAACAGAAGAATTATTTGTATTGGAGGAGGTACAGGTCTTGCACCATTTGTAAGCTTTGCACAACACCTCCATGATACAGGAGATAAACGGGAGATAATTGTTCTACATGGAGCCAGTTATGTTGACGAGCTTAGCTACAAAGACTTGCTAACCAATCTTGAAAATGAGAGTATCAAAAGAGGAAAGGAAGAATGGAACTTTAGATATAGAGCAGCAATTAGTAGACCTCAAGAATGGTTTAACAGATCATGGGCAGGTCAGGTAGGAAGAGTTGAAACGTTCCTAAGACCAAGAGAAAATGGTTTGTCACCACTAGAAGAACTAATTGGAGATAAAATCACCAAAGAAAATACCATATTCTATGTTTGTGGATGGCAAGGAACAATTGATGGTGTTATGGACTTCTTGAATCCAAAAGGCTTTGTCACTGAACATGACAAACGTGAAGATGGAAGCTTTGAAGTCAAATACGAATCATACGGTTAG
- a CDS encoding HEAT repeat domain-containing protein has translation MEILESDNSKEKIKILERLDTVDNPEILEKIISKLNDDDIQVRGEAFSALVLNKNKISNFLIDSLKSTSKNIRGYAVLVLANRKEMSAIHEIIKLANDESSMVRSCVIGALGHLRAQEAQEIFLKSLSDSNLEVRKSALQSIINLNVSLSDEKIREINTENDLEIEKLLLKIKKK, from the coding sequence GTGGAGATTCTAGAATCAGATAACAGTAAAGAGAAAATCAAAATTTTAGAAAGATTAGATACAGTTGACAATCCAGAAATTTTAGAAAAAATAATTTCAAAATTAAATGATGATGATATTCAGGTAAGAGGAGAAGCATTTAGTGCATTAGTATTAAATAAAAATAAAATTTCAAATTTCTTAATCGATAGTTTAAAATCTACAAGTAAAAATATCAGAGGATACGCAGTACTTGTTTTAGCAAACAGAAAAGAAATGTCTGCAATTCATGAAATAATTAAACTTGCAAACGACGAAAGTTCTATGGTTAGATCATGTGTAATTGGTGCACTTGGTCATCTTAGAGCACAGGAAGCTCAAGAAATTTTTCTAAAATCACTATCTGATTCCAATTTAGAAGTTAGAAAGAGTGCCTTGCAATCAATAATTAATCTAAATGTTTCATTGTCTGATGAGAAAATCAGAGAGATCAATACTGAGAACGATCTTGAAATTGAAAAACTACTCTTGAAGATAAAGAAAAAATAG
- a CDS encoding DNA-binding protein — MSNEARDTIFIGKKPLMAYVTSTLIQLANLPAVNIKARGLSIGRAVDVAQIIARKTENAGYSIGNIKIGSESLESQDGRTRNVSTIEIEVKRNAA; from the coding sequence ATGTCAAACGAAGCCAGAGACACCATATTCATTGGTAAGAAACCATTGATGGCATATGTTACATCAACATTAATTCAATTGGCAAACTTACCTGCCGTCAACATCAAAGCTAGGGGACTCAGCATAGGTCGTGCTGTCGATGTAGCTCAAATCATTGCACGAAAGACAGAAAATGCAGGATACTCTATCGGAAATATCAAAATTGGCTCAGAATCTTTAGAGTCACAAGATGGTAGAACCAGAAACGTTTCAACAATAGAAATTGAAGTAAAGAGAAACGCAGCATAA